From Schistocerca americana isolate TAMUIC-IGC-003095 chromosome 11, iqSchAmer2.1, whole genome shotgun sequence, the proteins below share one genomic window:
- the LOC124553548 gene encoding atherin-like, producing the protein MEAVLAAFSAASAAYSAAALAGRPPSASAAPAVAPGAKAAAAVAAAAVAAAAAGGGAALGAVGRPVPPPPPPPQPHRQPQPPPALDPAALAGSIVGAAYGAGGGGLFGVGAGVGVPGVFPPPQHHHHQQQQQPPPQPPPPPSQPEPPPDTARGFQHQDEAADVVACRDRRMLYRLSCDAEGRVAPVTLAGAELS; encoded by the exons ATGGAGGCGGTGCTCGCCGCCTTCTCGGCCGCCTCCGCCGCCTACAGCGCCGCCGCGCTCGCCGGCCGGCcgccctccgcctccgccgcccccgctgtCGCCCCGGGAGCCaaggccgccgccgccgtcgccgccgccgcggtggccgccgccgccgccgggggCGGGGCGGCGTTGGGGGCGGTCGGTCGCCCGGTccctcccccgccgccgcccccgcagccgcacAGGCAGCCGCAGCCGCCCCCGGCGCTGGACCCGGCGGCGCTGGCCGGCTCCATCGTGGGGGCGGCGTACGGCGCCGGGGGCGGCGGGCTCTTCGGCGTGGGCGCGGGCGTGGGTGTGCCCGGCGTCTTCCCGCCgccacagcaccaccaccaccagcagcagcagcagccgcccccgcagccgcccccgccgccttcGCAGCCGGAGCCGCCGCCTGACACCGCCAGGGGCTTCCAGCATCAGG ACGAAGCTGCAGACGTCGTCGCGTGCCGAGATCGGAGGATGCTCTACCGGCTCTCGTGTGACGCGGAAGGTCGCGTCGCTCCCGTGACGCTGGCCGGAGCTGAGCTGAGCTGA
- the LOC124553550 gene encoding early nodulin-20-like translates to MTTTTTTTTTTTTTTTTTTTTIPITTISSSCPSRYDQHHHHDNHPIMRTTTVIIIMSCRVKAASLDGLWQQQLVAQWLASQSPFAPHQQLHQSPPPPPLPPQHQSPPPPPRTTPSPRRQQQQQQQRAQAPSTAASSSSSSTPPRPRSRPQTPKSTSPGAAPHSRAASGESHTPGAAALHTLVVSASVM, encoded by the exons atgacgacgacgacgacgacgaccaccaccaccaccaccaccaccaccaccaccaccaccaccattccaaTCACCACCATTTCCTCCTCCTGCCCATCTCGGTATGACCAGCACCATCACCACGACAACCACCCCATCATGAGGACCACCACAGTCATTATCATCATGAGCT GTCGCGTGAAGGCGGCCAGCCTGGACGGGCTGTGGCAGCAGCAGCTGGTGGCGCAGTGGCTGGCCAGCCAGAGCCCCTTCGCGCCCCACCAGCAGCTCCACcagtcgccgccgccgcccccgctgccccCGCAGCACcagtcgccgccgccgcccccgcgcacCACGCCCAGCCCgcgccgccagcagcagcagcagcagcagcgcgcccAGGCGCCGTCCACGgccgcgtcgtcgtcgtcgtcgtcgacgccgcccaGGCCGCGCTCGCGGCCACAGACGCCCAAGTCCACCTCTCCGGGCGCAGCGCCGCACTCCAGGGCCGCCTCCGGTGAGTCGCACACGCCGGGGGCTGCGGCTCTACACACTCTGGTCGTGTCTGCTTCTGTCATGTAA